In Bacillus sp. NP247, one DNA window encodes the following:
- a CDS encoding acetyl-CoA carboxylase biotin carboxyl carrier protein subunit — MMTKVYASMAGNVWKIVVGVGDTVEEEQDVVILESMKMEIPIISEEAGTVMKINVQEGDFVNEGDVLLEIE, encoded by the coding sequence ATGATGACGAAAGTATATGCATCGATGGCAGGAAACGTTTGGAAAATTGTTGTAGGAGTAGGAGATACAGTAGAGGAAGAGCAGGATGTCGTCATTTTGGAATCTATGAAAATGGAAATTCCAATCATTTCAGAAGAAGCCGGAACTGTAATGAAAATAAACGTTCAAGAAGGCGATTTTGTAAATGAAGGAGATGTATTACTAGAAATTGAATAG
- the mvaB gene encoding hydroxymethylglutaryl-CoA lyase — protein MKLPNFAVIKEVGPRDGLQNEKKIVGTKDKVKWIQLLTEAGLSYVEVSSFVHPKWVPALADANDVFSELKRDPNVTYAALVPNQNGLERAFLQNVDEVNVFLSASESHNKSNINKSIKEALAVIEDITKQATFEGKKVRGYVSTVFGCPYEGDISATAVDEICNQLFSYGIYEISLGDTIGVANPLQVEQVLEHLLKKYDASQFAMHFHNTYGMALANVVKSLEYGITTFDSSCGGLGGCPYAPGASGNVATDDLVHMLHKLGVQTNIDEEKLLRASQFIQSKLNIQLPSHVYRALQHKTISR, from the coding sequence TTGAAACTACCTAATTTTGCTGTCATTAAAGAAGTCGGGCCACGCGATGGCTTACAGAATGAAAAAAAGATTGTTGGCACAAAAGATAAAGTAAAATGGATTCAACTACTTACAGAAGCGGGATTGTCGTACGTTGAAGTTTCCTCATTCGTTCACCCTAAATGGGTTCCTGCATTAGCAGATGCAAATGATGTATTTTCTGAGCTAAAAAGGGATCCAAATGTTACATATGCAGCGCTTGTTCCGAATCAAAATGGTTTGGAACGAGCTTTTTTGCAAAATGTAGATGAGGTGAATGTTTTTTTATCAGCAAGTGAATCTCATAATAAAAGTAATATTAATAAATCAATTAAAGAAGCATTAGCTGTAATTGAAGATATAACGAAACAGGCAACGTTCGAAGGAAAAAAAGTAAGAGGTTATGTCTCTACCGTATTTGGTTGTCCTTATGAAGGTGATATAAGTGCCACAGCAGTTGACGAAATATGTAATCAACTATTTTCATATGGCATTTATGAAATCTCTCTTGGGGATACGATTGGTGTAGCAAATCCGTTACAAGTAGAGCAAGTATTGGAGCACCTATTAAAGAAGTATGATGCTTCGCAGTTTGCAATGCATTTCCATAATACGTATGGAATGGCACTTGCAAATGTAGTTAAGTCTTTAGAATATGGTATTACAACTTTTGATAGTTCTTGTGGCGGTCTTGGAGGGTGCCCTTATGCACCGGGAGCATCGGGTAATGTTGCAACTGATGACTTAGTGCATATGCTCCATAAGTTGGGAGTCCAAACAAATATAGACGAAGAAAAGTTATTGAGGGCTAGTCAATTTATTCAAAGTAAGTTAAATATCCAATTACCGAGTCATGTGTATAGAGCGCTTCAACATAAAACGATAAGTAGGTGA
- a CDS encoding enoyl-CoA hydratase has product MLQLQNISVDYVTPHVVKISLNRERQANSLSLALLEELQTKLTQINEESNTRVVILTGAGEKAFCAGADLKERANMNEEQVRHAVGMIRSTMEMVEQLPQPVIAAINGIALGGGTELSLACDFRIASDTASLGLTETSLAIIPGAGGTQRLPRLIGVGRAKELIYTGRRISAQEAKEYGLVEFVVPADLLEEKAIEIANQIASNGPIAVRLAKEAISNGIQVDLHTGLQMEKQAYEGVIHTEDRLEGLQAFKEKRKPMYKGE; this is encoded by the coding sequence ATGCTACAATTACAAAACATTTCCGTTGACTATGTTACACCGCACGTTGTAAAGATTTCGTTAAATCGTGAAAGACAAGCAAACTCATTATCTTTGGCATTATTAGAAGAATTACAAACAAAATTAACTCAAATAAACGAAGAATCAAATACGCGCGTTGTTATTTTAACAGGGGCTGGCGAAAAAGCGTTTTGTGCGGGTGCTGATTTAAAAGAGCGTGCCAACATGAATGAAGAACAAGTTCGCCATGCTGTTGGTATGATTCGTTCTACTATGGAGATGGTTGAACAATTACCACAACCAGTAATTGCTGCTATAAATGGAATCGCACTTGGTGGGGGTACTGAATTAAGCTTAGCTTGTGATTTTAGAATTGCTTCTGACACTGCAAGTCTAGGTCTAACTGAAACTTCTCTTGCAATTATACCTGGAGCGGGTGGTACGCAGCGCTTACCTAGATTAATTGGAGTTGGTAGAGCGAAAGAATTAATTTATACAGGAAGACGTATTTCGGCGCAAGAAGCGAAAGAGTATGGTTTAGTAGAATTCGTAGTACCGGCTGATTTACTAGAAGAGAAAGCAATTGAAATTGCAAATCAAATTGCTAGTAATGGTCCAATTGCTGTTCGATTAGCAAAAGAAGCAATTTCAAATGGTATTCAAGTAGATTTACATACCGGATTGCAAATGGAAAAACAGGCGTATGAGGGTGTAATCCATACGGAAGATAGATTAGAAGGATTACAGGCATTTAAGGAAAAACGCAAACCTATGTATAAGGGGGAGTAA
- a CDS encoding acyl-CoA carboxylase subunit beta, translating to MLDQKQQSNSFEERVETIKQGGAPKYHEQNKAKGKLFVRDRLALLFDNGEYVEDALFANCEQTGLPADGVVTATGKIHGRTACVMANDSTVKAGSWGARTVEKILRIQETAEKLRVPLFYLVDSAGARITDQVEMFPGRRGAGRIFYNQVKLSGKIPQICLLFGPSAAGGAYIPAFCDVVMMVEGNASMYLGSPRMAEMVIGEKVTLEEMGGARMHCSVSGCGDVLCKTEEDAITQARQYISYFPSNYLEKTPTATPQEPKQFDKTLEEIIPENQNAPFNMKDLINRIIDEGSFFEVKKLFAQELITGLARIDGKSIGIIANQPRMKGGVLFHDSADKAAKFINLCDAYHIPLLFLADVPGFMIGTKVERAGIIRHGAKMISAMSEATVPKISIVVRKAYGAGLYAMAGPAFEPDCCLALPTASIAVMGPEAAVNAVYANKIAALPEEERASFIAEKREEYKKDIDIYRLASEMVIDGIVHPNNLREELKGRFEMYMSKYQVFTDRKHPVYPV from the coding sequence ATGTTAGACCAAAAACAACAATCTAATTCATTTGAAGAACGAGTTGAAACAATTAAGCAGGGCGGGGCACCGAAATATCATGAACAAAACAAAGCAAAAGGAAAACTATTTGTTCGAGATCGTTTAGCTCTTCTATTTGATAATGGCGAATATGTGGAAGATGCATTATTCGCAAATTGTGAACAAACAGGATTACCAGCTGACGGTGTTGTAACTGCAACTGGTAAAATTCATGGTCGTACTGCTTGCGTAATGGCAAATGATTCAACAGTTAAGGCTGGATCATGGGGGGCACGTACGGTTGAAAAGATTTTACGTATTCAAGAAACGGCTGAGAAATTACGTGTGCCGTTATTTTATTTAGTTGACTCTGCTGGGGCACGTATTACAGATCAAGTTGAAATGTTCCCTGGGCGCCGCGGTGCGGGAAGAATCTTTTATAACCAAGTAAAATTATCCGGTAAGATTCCACAAATTTGTTTATTATTTGGACCTTCTGCAGCTGGTGGTGCGTATATTCCGGCATTTTGTGATGTTGTTATGATGGTTGAAGGAAATGCTTCTATGTATTTAGGGTCTCCTCGTATGGCTGAAATGGTTATCGGTGAGAAGGTAACTTTAGAAGAAATGGGCGGAGCACGTATGCATTGCTCAGTATCAGGATGCGGAGATGTTTTATGTAAAACAGAAGAAGATGCAATTACTCAGGCAAGACAATATATTTCTTATTTTCCAAGCAACTATTTAGAAAAGACTCCTACGGCTACACCTCAAGAACCGAAACAGTTCGATAAAACGTTAGAAGAAATCATTCCAGAAAATCAAAATGCTCCTTTCAATATGAAAGATCTCATTAACAGAATTATTGATGAAGGTTCTTTCTTTGAAGTGAAAAAATTATTTGCTCAAGAACTAATTACTGGTTTAGCACGTATTGATGGTAAGTCAATTGGTATTATTGCAAATCAGCCGCGTATGAAGGGCGGCGTATTATTCCACGATTCAGCTGATAAAGCAGCGAAGTTTATAAATTTATGCGATGCATACCATATTCCATTATTATTCCTTGCAGATGTACCTGGATTTATGATTGGTACAAAAGTAGAACGTGCTGGTATTATTCGTCACGGCGCAAAAATGATCTCTGCAATGAGTGAAGCAACTGTACCGAAAATTTCTATCGTCGTTCGAAAAGCATATGGAGCTGGCTTATATGCAATGGCAGGTCCAGCATTTGAACCAGATTGCTGCTTAGCATTACCGACAGCTTCTATTGCAGTAATGGGTCCAGAAGCAGCGGTTAATGCTGTATATGCAAATAAGATTGCAGCTTTACCAGAAGAAGAGCGCGCAAGCTTTATTGCTGAAAAGCGAGAAGAGTATAAGAAAGATATTGATATTTACCGTTTAGCATCAGAGATGGTGATTGATGGTATTGTTCATCCAAATAATTTACGTGAAGAGCTAAAAGGACGATTCGAAATGTATATGAGCAAATATCAAGTATTCACGGATCGTAAACATCCTGTATATCCAGTTTAA
- a CDS encoding AMP-binding protein: MKQAVWFPTEEYKEKTRLFSWMKSLGYEDYEAFYNKSIEETAWFWGEAEKTVGYQWMEPYTEVLDLENGTPFAQWYTGGTCNVVESALSRWLADDKMKIQVALMYEGENGTSKSFTYEELDSWVSRVANGLKHAGIEKGDRVTIYMPMIPETVVAMLAVMKIGAIISPIFSGFAADAVMTRVQAAGSKMIITADGFSRRGKIVSLKDEVDKACEHCPTVEKVVIVRHAGNDFTPHNYDFSWSTLEKEKPFIHAEEMHSDDPLMLIYTSGTTGKPKGTVHTHAGFPLKSAFDAGFGMNIKQSDRVLWVTDMGWMMGPFLLFGSLINGATMVMYEGVPDFPEADRLWETVDKYEITHLGISPTLIRALMAKGDEYVNKHSLKSLEVFASTGEPWNPDPWMWLFETVGKGKVPICNYSGGTEISGGIFGNVLIKPIAPISFNASLPGMAAVVLDDQGKPIRDEVGELCLEKPWVGMTKSFWEDDERYVNTYWSRFENKWVHGDWVIYDGEQYIITGRSDDTLNIAGKRIGPAEYESILVKHNDVIEAAAIGIPDDIKGEVCHCFVVLRDGITFSGELKKELMSLVNSHIGKALCPKDIHVVEDLPKTRNSKVMRRVIKAAYLGKELGDLSSLVNPEVVPFIQGLQSSKL, translated from the coding sequence TTGAAACAAGCAGTTTGGTTTCCAACAGAAGAGTATAAAGAAAAAACGCGATTATTTAGTTGGATGAAATCATTAGGTTATGAAGATTACGAAGCTTTTTATAATAAGTCAATTGAAGAAACAGCTTGGTTTTGGGGAGAAGCTGAGAAAACAGTTGGCTATCAGTGGATGGAACCATATACAGAAGTGTTAGATTTAGAAAATGGTACACCGTTTGCACAGTGGTACACTGGGGGCACTTGTAACGTTGTAGAATCTGCTTTATCCCGCTGGCTTGCAGACGATAAAATGAAAATACAAGTAGCACTCATGTATGAAGGAGAAAATGGAACTTCGAAATCATTTACATATGAAGAGCTTGACAGCTGGGTAAGCCGTGTTGCCAACGGTTTGAAACATGCTGGTATTGAAAAAGGTGATCGTGTAACAATTTACATGCCAATGATTCCTGAAACAGTTGTTGCTATGTTAGCAGTAATGAAAATTGGAGCGATTATTTCACCAATATTCTCAGGTTTTGCTGCTGATGCAGTAATGACGCGTGTACAAGCAGCGGGTTCAAAAATGATTATTACCGCAGATGGCTTTTCACGCCGTGGGAAAATTGTTTCTTTAAAAGATGAAGTAGATAAAGCTTGTGAACATTGTCCAACTGTTGAAAAAGTTGTAATTGTTCGTCATGCAGGAAATGATTTTACACCGCATAATTACGATTTTTCATGGAGTACGTTAGAAAAAGAAAAACCATTCATACATGCTGAAGAAATGCATAGTGATGATCCCTTAATGCTCATTTATACATCAGGAACGACTGGTAAGCCGAAAGGAACAGTACACACACATGCTGGTTTCCCGCTAAAATCTGCATTTGATGCAGGATTTGGAATGAATATAAAACAAAGCGACCGCGTATTATGGGTAACTGATATGGGCTGGATGATGGGACCATTTTTATTATTCGGCTCTTTAATTAATGGAGCAACGATGGTTATGTACGAAGGTGTCCCAGACTTTCCAGAAGCAGACCGTTTATGGGAGACAGTTGATAAATATGAAATTACTCATCTCGGTATTTCGCCAACGTTAATCCGTGCATTAATGGCAAAAGGTGATGAGTATGTGAATAAACATTCTTTAAAAAGTTTAGAAGTATTCGCGTCAACAGGAGAACCTTGGAATCCAGATCCGTGGATGTGGCTGTTTGAAACAGTTGGAAAAGGAAAGGTCCCAATTTGTAACTATTCAGGTGGAACTGAAATTTCTGGTGGGATTTTCGGTAATGTTCTTATTAAGCCAATAGCACCGATTAGTTTTAATGCATCTTTACCAGGAATGGCAGCGGTTGTACTTGATGATCAAGGTAAACCGATTCGTGATGAAGTTGGAGAATTATGCTTGGAAAAGCCTTGGGTAGGTATGACGAAAAGTTTTTGGGAAGATGATGAGCGTTATGTAAACACATATTGGTCACGCTTTGAAAATAAATGGGTCCATGGGGATTGGGTTATTTATGACGGTGAGCAATATATCATTACAGGACGTTCAGATGATACGTTAAACATTGCTGGAAAACGTATTGGGCCTGCTGAATATGAATCTATTCTTGTGAAACATAATGATGTAATAGAAGCAGCGGCAATTGGTATACCGGATGATATAAAAGGTGAAGTTTGTCATTGTTTTGTTGTATTACGAGACGGTATAACATTCTCTGGAGAGTTAAAGAAAGAATTAATGAGTTTAGTAAACTCTCATATTGGTAAAGCTTTATGTCCAAAAGACATACATGTTGTAGAAGATTTACCAAAAACAAGAAATTCTAAAGTGATGCGACGTGTCATTAAAGCAGCTTACTTAGGAAAAGAATTAGGAGATTTATCATCACTTGTAAATCCTGAAGTAGTACCCTTTATTCAAGGACTGCAGTCTAGCAAACTATAA
- a CDS encoding septum formation initiator family protein, with protein sequence MRNIPKVSSHQSNPNIPSQQVNPNTQQGNIKKTRRRIITILAFILPIIFVLQYSLNNQQEVIKEKQITLNTEQQKLSSVKKDGHSLKNDVKALTSSEEEILKFARKLYGFSKPNETIFQITE encoded by the coding sequence ATGAGAAACATCCCAAAAGTATCATCACACCAATCAAATCCTAATATACCCTCACAGCAAGTGAACCCTAATACCCAACAAGGTAATATTAAAAAAACAAGACGCCGTATTATAACTATTTTGGCTTTTATATTACCTATAATTTTTGTCCTTCAATATTCTCTGAATAACCAACAAGAAGTAATTAAAGAAAAACAAATCACGCTTAATACGGAGCAACAAAAATTATCTTCTGTAAAGAAGGATGGCCATTCCCTTAAGAATGATGTTAAAGCTTTAACAAGTAGTGAAGAAGAAATTTTAAAATTTGCAAGGAAACTGTATGGATTTTCTAAACCGAATGAAACTATATTTCAAATAACTGAATAA
- a CDS encoding GNAT family N-acetyltransferase — MMYERRMRVIGLEHFKRKDFKQLINWVNSEQFLIQWSGNAFTYPLNEQQLEKYIESANTLAFKVIDEKTKEVIGHISLGQIDDINKSARIGKVLVGNTKMRGRSIGRHMMKAVLHIAFEELKLHRVTLGVYDFNTSAISCYEKIGFVKEGLLRDSKKVGETYWNLWEMSMLEYEWNNKKQ, encoded by the coding sequence ATGATGTACGAAAGGAGAATGAGAGTGATTGGACTAGAGCACTTTAAAAGAAAGGATTTTAAGCAATTAATAAATTGGGTTAATTCCGAACAATTTTTAATACAGTGGTCAGGAAATGCATTTACATATCCTTTAAATGAACAGCAATTAGAGAAATATATAGAAAGTGCAAATACACTTGCTTTCAAAGTAATAGATGAAAAGACTAAAGAAGTAATCGGTCATATTTCACTTGGGCAAATAGACGATATAAATAAGTCTGCGAGAATTGGAAAAGTGTTAGTTGGTAATACGAAAATGAGAGGGCGTTCAATAGGAAGACATATGATGAAAGCAGTACTTCATATTGCGTTTGAAGAATTAAAACTACATAGAGTAACTCTTGGCGTGTATGATTTTAATACGTCGGCCATTTCATGTTATGAAAAAATAGGATTTGTAAAAGAAGGGTTATTAAGAGATTCAAAAAAAGTAGGAGAAACGTATTGGAATTTATGGGAAATGAGTATGTTAGAATATGAATGGAACAATAAAAAACAATAG
- a CDS encoding alpha/beta fold hydrolase has protein sequence MYTKIFQGEKQQPVIIMEAGYGDYSKAWDRIAEGLTEYGTVLTYDRAGLGKSGKSSKRRISSEMVKELRACLKQLQLKPPYIFVGHSFGGINVRLFTAFYPEDTMGLVLVDSTPENYKEDFLPIMSSEFQEAYYKQFVYEGSYEEFMFSLGEADRHCKSMRDIPLVVLAAGKKAFYSADAQLKWLQLQEELLQLSTNNKFIIAENSGHYIQKDEPHYVIDAVKWILGVGER, from the coding sequence ATATATACAAAAATATTTCAAGGAGAAAAGCAGCAGCCTGTTATTATAATGGAAGCAGGTTATGGTGATTATTCAAAGGCATGGGATCGTATTGCGGAAGGGCTGACGGAATATGGGACGGTACTTACATATGATAGAGCTGGGTTGGGAAAAAGTGGGAAGAGTTCCAAGCGGCGTATTAGTTCTGAAATGGTAAAAGAATTAAGAGCTTGCTTAAAACAATTACAACTTAAGCCACCCTATATTTTTGTAGGACATTCCTTTGGGGGGATAAATGTACGTTTATTTACGGCTTTTTATCCTGAAGATACAATGGGATTAGTTTTAGTCGATTCGACACCAGAAAATTATAAAGAAGATTTTTTGCCAATAATGTCTTCTGAATTTCAAGAAGCTTACTACAAACAATTTGTATATGAAGGTTCATATGAAGAGTTTATGTTTAGTCTAGGTGAAGCAGATCGACATTGTAAGTCAATGAGAGATATTCCACTTGTCGTGTTAGCTGCTGGAAAAAAAGCTTTTTATTCAGCAGATGCACAACTGAAATGGTTGCAATTGCAAGAAGAATTATTACAATTATCAACCAATAATAAATTTATAATTGCAGAAAATAGTGGTCACTATATTCAAAAAGATGAACCACATTATGTAATAGATGCTGTTAAGTGGATCCTTGGGGTAGGGGAGAGATAA
- a CDS encoding D-alanyl-D-alanine carboxypeptidase family protein → MQFFKKFTILLLSFIITALIVLYFYLYVNGPIIQAKSAILIDANSGEIVYKKNESTPIQSATLSKLMTEYIVMEQLHDGKIQLDESVQISNDVFQTETSPIHVTSNDKTTVRDLLNTLLLTGNNRSALELAEHIAGNEANFTMLMNEKAKQLHLSQPSPFLNSTGVNQDTNKQSNTTAKDAAKLATQLVKNFPYVLNITKLTSYQFTFKDFQVFNTNKMIYSLNENIKLQGVDGLQTSFSTNGNNSFVGTAKLGDTRLISVILESDEENTTFIETKKLLQYGFEPSSYSALQAFKDALTSWAILLQFKNLIIQTMMIFFIITILMFLHIRQKKSEDFN, encoded by the coding sequence ATGCAATTCTTTAAAAAATTTACAATTTTATTATTATCTTTTATTATTACTGCACTTATCGTTTTATATTTTTATCTTTATGTAAATGGTCCAATTATTCAAGCTAAATCAGCTATTTTAATAGATGCTAATTCAGGTGAGATTGTTTATAAAAAAAATGAAAGTACTCCCATTCAGTCGGCCACTTTATCTAAATTAATGACTGAGTATATTGTAATGGAACAACTTCATGATGGCAAAATACAATTAGATGAATCTGTACAAATAAGTAACGACGTTTTTCAAACCGAAACGAGTCCTATACATGTAACATCGAATGATAAAACAACCGTTCGTGATTTACTAAATACATTGCTTTTAACCGGAAATAATCGTTCTGCACTTGAACTAGCAGAACACATTGCTGGAAATGAAGCTAACTTTACAATGTTAATGAATGAAAAAGCAAAACAACTACATTTATCACAGCCATCTCCTTTTCTAAACTCTACTGGAGTTAATCAAGATACAAATAAGCAATCGAATACAACAGCGAAAGACGCCGCTAAACTAGCAACACAATTAGTAAAGAATTTCCCTTATGTACTGAATATTACGAAACTAACCTCTTACCAATTTACCTTCAAAGATTTTCAAGTTTTCAACACAAATAAAATGATTTATTCCCTTAATGAAAACATTAAACTCCAAGGTGTTGATGGCTTGCAAACTAGTTTTTCAACTAATGGTAATAATAGTTTTGTCGGTACTGCAAAACTAGGAGATACTAGGCTTATTTCAGTAATATTAGAATCCGATGAAGAAAACACTACTTTTATTGAAACAAAAAAATTACTTCAGTACGGTTTTGAACCTTCCTCGTACTCTGCACTCCAAGCTTTTAAAGATGCTCTTACATCTTGGGCAATATTGCTACAGTTTAAAAATTTAATCATACAAACGATGATGATCTTTTTCATCATTACCATTTTAATGTTTTTACATATACGTCAGAAAAAATCAGAGGATTTTAACTAA
- a CDS encoding cell wall metabolism sensor histidine kinase WalK encodes MRNEAFDILKDIPKWKIIFWFLLAITLTPITELIIYRLITSVIESSLTLTELGKEFIRIFGYEKYKGIKESLWMMIVSYLFLFSIFSSYLYIFYRHERKLYYETCIKKMIEEIRYIANGNFNHKVSIVNHNYLEELATGVNQIVEQLKESIDEERQAEQAKSELITNVSHDLRTPLTSIVGYVNLIHHDNYRDEVELRHYIQVIYGKVTRLNALMNDLFEYTRVQNKELSLYSAPIDIVELLGQLTVQFRIQVQEANIECRPSFPSQKLMVSADGDKLVRVFENLIINAIAYGNEGGYIDLTAYESNNMITIDITNYGQPIPSTDLPHIFERFYRVEKSRSTNTGGSGLGLAIAKSIVELHKGTIEVYSDDKKTTFTVKLLPYKS; translated from the coding sequence TTGAGAAATGAAGCATTTGATATTTTAAAAGATATCCCAAAATGGAAGATAATTTTTTGGTTTTTATTAGCTATCACTCTTACACCTATTACTGAATTAATTATATATCGCCTCATTACGAGTGTAATTGAGAGTTCACTTACTCTAACCGAACTCGGTAAAGAATTCATTCGGATTTTTGGTTATGAAAAGTATAAAGGGATTAAGGAATCTTTATGGATGATGATTGTTTCTTATTTATTTTTATTTTCTATTTTTTCATCCTATCTATACATTTTTTATCGTCACGAGAGAAAGCTTTACTATGAAACTTGTATTAAAAAAATGATAGAAGAGATTCGTTATATTGCAAATGGAAACTTCAATCATAAAGTTTCCATCGTAAATCATAATTATTTAGAAGAGTTAGCGACTGGGGTCAATCAAATTGTTGAACAATTAAAAGAGTCAATTGATGAAGAAAGACAGGCAGAACAAGCAAAAAGCGAACTGATTACAAATGTATCACATGATTTACGTACTCCCCTAACATCTATAGTTGGATACGTGAATTTAATCCATCATGATAATTATAGAGATGAAGTGGAATTACGTCATTACATACAAGTCATTTATGGTAAAGTAACACGTCTAAACGCATTAATGAATGACTTGTTTGAATACACCCGTGTTCAAAATAAAGAGTTAAGTTTATATTCTGCTCCCATTGATATTGTAGAGCTACTTGGGCAATTAACTGTTCAATTCCGAATACAAGTTCAAGAAGCTAATATTGAATGCCGCCCTTCTTTCCCCTCTCAAAAACTCATGGTATCAGCTGATGGAGATAAATTAGTGCGCGTATTTGAAAATCTTATTATAAACGCTATCGCTTATGGAAACGAAGGTGGTTATATTGACCTTACCGCTTATGAAAGCAATAATATGATTACAATTGATATAACAAATTACGGACAACCTATTCCTAGTACAGATTTACCTCATATCTTTGAACGTTTTTATCGTGTTGAAAAATCACGTTCAACAAACACTGGTGGATCAGGACTCGGATTAGCAATTGCAAAAAGTATTGTCGAACTGCATAAAGGAACGATTGAAGTATATAGTGATGACAAGAAAACAACTTTCACTGTAAAACTACTACCATATAAAAGTTAA
- a CDS encoding response regulator transcription factor produces MNKSILIIDDDKDIVELLAVYLRNEGYNIFKAYDGDEAIQMISVYEVDLMILDIMMPKRNGLEVCQEVRENNTVPILMLSAKAEDMDKILGLMTGADDYMIKPFNPLELVARVKALLRRSSFQNTATQKKDDGIIRIRTVEIHKHNHTVKVNNEYIKLTSIEFDILYLLASNTGRVFSSEEIFERVWNEDGYGSNKTVMVHISNLRDKLETVMNGEKFIHTVWGVGYKIEK; encoded by the coding sequence ATGAATAAAAGCATATTAATTATTGATGATGATAAAGATATTGTAGAGTTACTCGCTGTTTATTTGCGAAATGAAGGATATAACATTTTTAAAGCTTATGACGGTGATGAAGCAATACAAATGATATCTGTATATGAAGTTGACCTTATGATTTTGGATATTATGATGCCAAAGCGAAATGGATTAGAAGTTTGTCAGGAAGTGCGTGAAAATAATACTGTACCTATACTTATGCTGAGTGCAAAGGCTGAAGATATGGACAAAATATTAGGGCTTATGACAGGTGCAGATGATTATATGATTAAACCGTTTAATCCACTAGAATTGGTCGCTAGAGTGAAAGCTTTGCTGAGAAGATCCTCTTTCCAAAACACTGCTACTCAAAAGAAAGACGATGGTATCATTCGTATTCGAACAGTTGAAATCCATAAGCATAATCATACTGTTAAAGTAAATAATGAATATATTAAGCTTACATCTATTGAATTTGATATTTTATATTTACTAGCGAGCAATACAGGAAGAGTATTTAGTTCCGAAGAAATATTTGAACGTGTTTGGAATGAAGATGGTTATGGTTCAAATAAAACTGTAATGGTTCATATTAGTAATTTACGGGATAAACTTGAAACAGTAATGAATGGAGAAAAATTTATTCATACTGTTTGGGGAGTAGGCTATAAAATTGAGAAATGA
- the yqeK gene encoding bis(5'-nucleosyl)-tetraphosphatase (symmetrical) YqeK has protein sequence MLYNEICSFTPTGKIEHDIKEFLLKYNKEFTYKHSIRVANEARRIAIMFHENEEKAEIAGYLHDISAIFPNEERIKVAEAFGIEILQEERKFPMIIHQKLSRVIAKEIFKVEDEEILGAICCHTTLRKHATNLDLVLFVADKIEWDQIGTPSYLVGIKNGLEKSLEHAAFVYISYLWERKDTLKVIHPWLEEAYWHLKEIVE, from the coding sequence GTGTTATATAATGAAATATGTTCATTTACTCCAACTGGGAAAATAGAACATGATATAAAAGAGTTTCTATTAAAATACAATAAAGAATTTACATATAAACATTCAATTCGTGTGGCAAATGAAGCGCGAAGAATAGCGATAATGTTTCATGAAAATGAAGAAAAAGCAGAAATTGCAGGGTATTTACATGATATAAGTGCAATCTTTCCTAACGAGGAACGGATTAAAGTTGCTGAAGCATTTGGAATCGAAATATTACAAGAAGAACGGAAATTTCCAATGATTATTCATCAAAAACTATCGAGAGTAATCGCAAAAGAGATATTTAAAGTGGAAGATGAAGAGATTTTAGGTGCAATTTGTTGCCATACTACACTGCGTAAACATGCAACGAATTTGGATTTAGTGTTATTTGTTGCAGATAAAATAGAATGGGATCAAATTGGGACACCATCATACTTAGTAGGCATAAAAAATGGATTAGAAAAATCTTTAGAACATGCTGCTTTTGTATATATTTCATATTTGTGGGAAAGAAAAGATACATTAAAAGTCATACATCCGTGGCTAGAAGAAGCATATTGGCATTTAAAAGAAATTGTAGAGTAG